A stretch of the Pogoniulus pusillus isolate bPogPus1 chromosome 14, bPogPus1.pri, whole genome shotgun sequence genome encodes the following:
- the LOC135181424 gene encoding fatty acid-binding protein 5, producing the protein MAIDAFLGKWCLISSEGFEEYMKELGVGMAMRKMGSMAKPDVYIIKDGDTITVKTESTFKTSQFSFKLGEKFEENTLDGRKTQTLISLKDDGSLIQEQEWEGKKTIITRKLVDGQLVVECDMNGVKCVRVYQKA; encoded by the exons ATGGCCATCGATGCGTTTTTAGGCAAATGGTGCCTCATCTCCAGCGAGGGCTTCGAGGAGTATATGAaggagctgg GTGTGGGTATGGCCATGAGGAAAATGGGGAGCATGGCCAAACCAGATGTTTACATTATTAAGGATGGGGACACAATCACCGTCAAAACAGAAAGCACCTTCAAAACTTCACAGTTCAGCTTCAAGCTTGGTGAGAAATTTGAGGAAAACACATTAGATGGCAGGAAAACTCAG ACGCTTATCAGCTTAAAAGATGATGGGTCATTGATTCAGGAACAGGAATGGGAAGGCAAGAAGACCATAATAACACGGAAGCTAGTGGATGGACAATTGGTGGTG GAATGTGACATGAATGGTGTGAAGTGTGTTAGAGTCTACCAGAAAGCATGA